The Persephonella sp. IF05-L8 genome contains a region encoding:
- a CDS encoding adenylosuccinate synthase, whose product MGNSLVILGSQWGDEGKGKIVDLLTPDYDYVVRYQGGSNAGHTVIVGDKKYALHLIPSGILREGKKNLITNGVVVALEELIAEMDKVSDVVGNDFKGRLFISDRAHIVFPYHKILDGLSEKKKGKDKVGTTLKGIGPAYMAKYARTGIRMVDLFDPPYFKNRLESALNEAKEIAEKIYGETFDLTVDEVYSDTMRMFEKVQELVADTSLMLHDALAKGESVLFEGAQGTMLDIDMGTYPYVTSSNASALGLCNGTGVSPRLIGQAKVYGVSKAYVTRVGAGPFPTELNDGIGQKLRDEGNEYGTTTGRPRRCGWLDLVALRFAARINGMDGLIITKLDVLDHFDEIKVAVAYEYEGQIIKDFPASLKILENCKPVYKTLKGWDKSTFRLKDKSQLPAEVWDFINTIEEETGVPVVMLSTGPERSEYIWLK is encoded by the coding sequence ATGGGAAATAGCCTTGTTATCCTTGGCTCCCAATGGGGAGATGAAGGAAAAGGTAAAATAGTTGACCTTTTAACCCCTGATTATGATTATGTTGTTAGATATCAGGGTGGTAGTAATGCAGGGCACACTGTTATTGTAGGAGATAAAAAGTATGCATTACATCTTATTCCTTCTGGAATTCTCAGAGAAGGCAAGAAAAATCTAATTACAAATGGTGTTGTTGTTGCCCTTGAAGAGCTTATAGCTGAGATGGATAAAGTAAGTGATGTAGTCGGTAATGATTTTAAAGGAAGGCTTTTTATAAGTGATAGGGCACATATAGTTTTTCCATACCATAAAATCCTTGATGGTCTCTCAGAAAAGAAGAAAGGTAAAGACAAAGTAGGAACAACTCTAAAAGGCATAGGCCCTGCATATATGGCAAAGTATGCCAGAACAGGTATAAGAATGGTTGACCTGTTTGACCCTCCATATTTTAAAAACAGACTTGAAAGTGCGTTAAATGAAGCCAAGGAGATAGCAGAGAAAATATACGGAGAAACATTTGACCTGACTGTAGATGAAGTTTATTCAGACACAATGAGAATGTTTGAAAAAGTTCAGGAGCTTGTGGCTGATACCTCTTTAATGCTCCATGATGCTTTAGCAAAAGGGGAAAGTGTTTTATTTGAAGGTGCTCAGGGAACAATGCTTGATATAGATATGGGAACATATCCTTATGTTACATCTTCAAATGCTTCAGCCCTTGGACTTTGCAATGGAACTGGAGTTTCCCCAAGGCTAATAGGACAGGCAAAAGTTTACGGTGTAAGTAAAGCTTATGTTACAAGGGTAGGTGCAGGACCATTTCCAACAGAGCTAAATGATGGAATAGGTCAGAAACTCAGAGATGAAGGAAATGAATACGGAACAACAACAGGCAGACCAAGAAGATGTGGCTGGCTTGACCTTGTAGCTCTTAGGTTCGCAGCAAGAATAAATGGCATGGATGGTCTTATAATCACAAAGCTTGATGTTTTAGACCATTTTGATGAGATAAAAGTTGCTGTAGCTTATGAATATGAAGGTCAGATAATAAAAGATTTTCCGGCGTCTTTGAAAATTCTTGAAAACTGTAAACCTGTATATAAGACCCTTAAAGGCTGGGACAAAAGCACATTCCGTTTAAAAGATAAATCACAATTACCTGCAGAAGTATGGGACTTTATAAATACAATAGAAGAAGAAACAGGAGTTCCTGTAGTGATGCTCTCCACAGGGCCAGAGAGAAGCGAATACATCTGGCTTAAATAG
- the rph gene encoding ribonuclease PH, translating into MRPDGRSPTQLRPIKIIRDFNIYAEGSVLIEMGNTRVIITASIEEKVPPFLRGTGQGWITAEYAMLPRSTESRNIREVVRGAPSGRTQEIQRLIGRSLRGVVDLKKLGERTLWVDCDVIQADGGTRVASITGAFIAVADAMIKITESGVVQQNPLKDYVAAVSTGVVGKEVVLDLNFKEDSAAKVDMNLVMTGSGNFVEIQATGEEYSFTQEEFDKMLEYGKLGINKLIHIQKQFIEGMPSIGHWKRKDIKEFVYTDTGGN; encoded by the coding sequence TTGCGTCCAGACGGAAGAAGTCCAACCCAGCTTAGACCAATAAAAATTATTAGGGATTTTAACATCTATGCAGAAGGTTCTGTCCTTATTGAGATGGGAAATACCAGAGTAATTATTACTGCATCAATAGAAGAAAAAGTCCCACCATTCCTTAGAGGAACAGGGCAGGGATGGATTACAGCAGAATATGCAATGCTTCCAAGGTCTACAGAAAGTAGAAATATAAGAGAGGTTGTTAGGGGTGCCCCTTCCGGTAGAACACAGGAAATTCAAAGGCTAATCGGAAGGTCTTTGAGGGGTGTAGTTGACCTGAAAAAATTAGGAGAAAGAACCCTCTGGGTTGATTGTGATGTTATTCAGGCAGATGGCGGAACAAGGGTTGCTTCAATAACAGGAGCATTTATAGCTGTTGCCGATGCAATGATAAAAATAACAGAAAGCGGAGTTGTCCAGCAAAATCCACTTAAAGATTATGTTGCCGCAGTTTCTACAGGGGTTGTAGGTAAAGAGGTTGTTTTAGACCTGAACTTCAAAGAGGACTCAGCTGCAAAAGTTGATATGAACCTTGTTATGACAGGAAGCGGAAACTTTGTTGAGATACAGGCTACAGGAGAGGAATACTCCTTTACACAGGAAGAATTTGACAAAATGCTTGAATATGGAAAATTAGGAATTAATAAGCTTATACATATACAAAAACAATTTATTGAAGGTATGCCATCTATTGGCCACTGGAAAAGAAAGGATATTAAAGAGTTTGTTTATACCGATACAGGAGGAAATTAA